The following proteins come from a genomic window of Lachnoclostridium phytofermentans ISDg:
- a CDS encoding LysR family transcriptional regulator produces MEIRNIKTFIKVAATQNFSKAAEQLGYSQSTITIQIQQLEKELGTQLFERIGKQVSLTEQGEVFLNHANEIMRVTNEAAVFARETSTPEGTLRIGSVESLATAILPELLLRFHNACPKVETIIKTDMSDGLINMVRNNEIDLFLTLDQKIYGSEWVRAVQQEEDIIFVTSSKHSFSGKEKINIETLQNEPFLLTEKGVSYRYELERILSEKEIVIKPVLEIGNTETIIHLLEHGMGVSFLPMFSVSKSIERGILTQIQADFPAVHMYSQLLYHKNKWITSQMNTFITIAQEFFKTDYKMP; encoded by the coding sequence ATGGAGATTAGAAATATCAAGACGTTTATTAAGGTAGCGGCAACTCAGAATTTTTCAAAGGCAGCAGAACAACTGGGTTATTCTCAATCCACAATTACTATTCAGATACAGCAATTGGAAAAGGAATTAGGAACACAACTTTTTGAGAGAATTGGAAAACAGGTATCACTAACGGAACAAGGGGAAGTTTTTCTTAATCATGCAAATGAAATTATGAGGGTAACCAATGAAGCTGCAGTATTTGCCAGAGAAACGAGTACTCCAGAAGGTACGCTTCGTATCGGGAGTGTGGAATCGCTTGCGACTGCTATACTCCCAGAACTTTTGTTACGATTTCATAATGCATGCCCAAAGGTGGAAACAATAATAAAAACGGACATGTCAGATGGTCTAATTAATATGGTAAGAAATAATGAGATTGATTTATTTCTTACTTTAGATCAAAAAATTTATGGTTCTGAATGGGTTCGAGCTGTACAGCAAGAGGAAGATATCATTTTTGTTACCTCGAGCAAGCATTCATTTTCAGGGAAAGAAAAAATTAACATTGAGACCCTTCAGAATGAACCATTCCTCTTGACTGAAAAAGGGGTAAGTTATCGTTATGAGCTAGAAAGGATACTATCTGAAAAAGAAATAGTAATCAAGCCTGTGCTTGAGATTGGAAATACAGAGACCATTATTCATCTGTTAGAGCATGGTATGGGTGTTTCTTTTCTACCTATGTTTTCTGTGAGTAAATCAATTGAAAGAGGTATATTAACTCAAATTCAAGCAGACTTTCCTGCCGTACATATGTACAGTCAACTGCTATACCACAAAAATAAGTGGATTACTTCACAGATGAATACTTTTATTACGATTGCCCAGGAATTTTTTAAAACAGATTATAAGATGCCGTGA
- a CDS encoding pyridoxal phosphate-dependent decarboxylase family protein produces the protein MEMHEIVLNTQSERVAVEFIKKFCSEKQELYDQKILNDADKNQIAKLKHMNIPEEGRSIDTVVNEMMEDIYQYGCHTNHTRFLGFIPGPASEVSWLGDIMTSAYNLHAGSFMNCPAASCIEQELIQWLCEQAGYTNEAGGLFVSGGSMANMTALCAARDKMLTEERQHLGVAYVSDQTHSSVAKGLRIIGIPNTRLRKIPTDMNFRMDMKQLECAIQADIAAGLVPFTVIASVGSTNTGSIDPLEEIALLCNQYNLWMHVDGAFGASVLLTKKYKHLLKGIELSDSISWDAHKWLFQTYGCGMVLVKDKANLVNSYHTNPEYLKDLETDGDCINPYDIGMELTRPARGLKLWLTLQVLGSDRMGAAIEHGFQLVEWAEDELKKNSEIEIISPAQLAIINFRYAPQTFTEDQKDELNLKISKKMIDDGYAGVFTTVLNGKKVLRICAIHPEATEYDMRSTVQRLNQYFNEIYPVMKAELV, from the coding sequence ATGGAAATGCATGAAATAGTACTTAATACGCAATCTGAGCGTGTAGCAGTTGAATTTATCAAAAAGTTTTGTTCAGAGAAACAGGAATTATATGATCAAAAAATACTTAATGATGCCGATAAAAATCAAATTGCTAAATTAAAACATATGAATATCCCAGAAGAAGGACGTTCCATAGATACCGTTGTTAATGAAATGATGGAGGATATCTACCAATACGGATGCCATACAAATCACACTAGATTTTTAGGCTTTATTCCTGGACCAGCTTCCGAAGTTTCTTGGTTAGGTGATATTATGACTTCTGCCTATAATCTGCATGCTGGAAGCTTTATGAACTGTCCTGCTGCAAGTTGCATTGAACAGGAGTTAATTCAGTGGCTTTGCGAGCAAGCTGGTTATACTAACGAAGCTGGTGGCTTATTTGTGTCCGGTGGTTCAATGGCTAATATGACTGCATTATGTGCTGCTCGAGACAAAATGTTAACAGAGGAGCGTCAGCATCTAGGCGTTGCCTATGTTTCTGATCAAACCCATAGTTCTGTAGCAAAAGGTCTTCGTATCATCGGTATTCCTAACACAAGACTTAGAAAAATACCAACAGATATGAATTTCCGAATGGATATGAAGCAACTAGAGTGCGCTATTCAAGCAGATATTGCTGCAGGCTTGGTTCCTTTTACTGTGATTGCAAGCGTTGGATCTACCAATACTGGAAGCATTGATCCACTGGAGGAAATTGCGCTTTTGTGTAATCAATACAATCTATGGATGCACGTAGATGGAGCATTTGGAGCTTCCGTCTTATTAACAAAGAAATATAAACACCTTCTAAAAGGAATAGAGCTATCCGACAGTATCAGTTGGGATGCTCATAAATGGTTATTTCAAACTTATGGGTGCGGAATGGTATTGGTAAAAGACAAGGCTAATCTTGTGAATAGTTATCACACAAATCCTGAATACCTAAAGGACCTTGAGACAGATGGCGACTGCATTAATCCCTATGATATAGGTATGGAATTGACAAGACCAGCTCGCGGATTAAAGTTATGGCTTACCTTGCAGGTACTTGGAAGTGATAGGATGGGGGCTGCTATTGAGCATGGATTCCAACTCGTAGAGTGGGCAGAAGATGAATTAAAGAAAAATAGTGAAATAGAGATTATATCACCTGCACAACTTGCTATTATAAACTTCCGATATGCCCCTCAGACATTTACAGAAGATCAAAAAGACGAACTGAATTTAAAGATATCAAAGAAGATGATTGACGATGGTTATGCTGGTGTCTTCACCACAGTATTAAACGGTAAAAAAGTTTTACGTATTTGCGCGATTCATCCAGAAGCAACGGAATACGACATGCGTAGCACTGTACAACGCTTGAATCAATATTTTAATGAAATTTATCCAGTAATGAAAGCAGAATTAGTATAG
- a CDS encoding DUF3795 domain-containing protein, whose product MKFGLCGIDCTQCDSLQAKECMGCNAMQGFSFYGKCQWYHCCKDKGIEHCGKCEYFPCSDLKDALAEVGGLPAIDNLNSLLNKIRLCRLENHIY is encoded by the coding sequence ATGAAGTTTGGATTATGCGGAATTGACTGCACACAATGTGACTCATTACAAGCGAAAGAATGTATGGGCTGTAACGCAATGCAAGGATTTTCATTTTATGGAAAATGTCAATGGTATCATTGTTGCAAAGATAAAGGTATAGAACATTGTGGAAAATGTGAATATTTCCCTTGTAGCGATTTGAAGGATGCTCTTGCAGAGGTGGGAGGTTTGCCTGCAATTGATAATCTGAACAGTCTTTTGAATAAAATCCGATTATGTAGGCTAGAAAATCATATATACTAA
- a CDS encoding cupin domain-containing protein: MVNIFNMDNIPNEYTMDFLGKANTSYLGKLAGSDKLYVNIDRISPGAKSAKYHSHTKQEEFFIILSGYGTLRIDGKEYLVKKGDFVSKPAGKGIAHQFINTGEEVLEILDVGTKEEGDIAYYPDEEIYYFSDENLVFNVNSKLSTWDSEPNK, translated from the coding sequence ATGGTTAATATATTTAACATGGATAATATTCCTAATGAATACACCATGGATTTTTTAGGAAAAGCTAATACATCTTATTTAGGTAAATTAGCGGGAAGCGATAAACTTTATGTCAATATAGATAGAATATCACCAGGGGCTAAGAGTGCTAAATATCACAGTCATACAAAGCAAGAAGAATTTTTCATAATTCTTAGCGGGTATGGGACTTTAAGAATAGATGGAAAAGAATATTTAGTAAAGAAAGGGGATTTTGTTTCTAAGCCAGCCGGGAAAGGAATAGCGCACCAATTTATCAATACTGGAGAGGAAGTCCTAGAGATACTTGATGTCGGTACCAAAGAGGAGGGCGACATAGCGTATTATCCTGATGAAGAGATATATTATTTTAGTGATGAAAACCTTGTTTTTAATGTGAATAGTAAATTAAGTACATGGGATTCTGAACCAAATAAATGA
- a CDS encoding GNAT family N-acetyltransferase translates to MNHKDGELVQKIIKLQNNETIEIRKLTPSLAEDYVHFFDTTPHDDNVDEHKCYCVCWCNDDYEGKDFSTVEKRRRSALQYVKSNNIQGYLAYSGDVVVGWCNANTKSDCLKCASWRRFMDYVPLEASTSGIKVKSIFCFVIAPEMKRKGIATLLLERVCKDAVQDGFDFVEVYPYKESSYQSSDFGGHFEMYNKNGFHVSLETEQGLVMRKQLK, encoded by the coding sequence ATGAATCATAAAGATGGTGAATTAGTCCAAAAAATTATTAAACTTCAAAATAATGAGACTATTGAGATACGCAAGTTGACACCAAGTCTTGCAGAAGATTACGTACATTTTTTTGATACTACACCACACGATGACAATGTGGATGAACATAAATGCTATTGTGTATGTTGGTGTAACGATGATTATGAGGGCAAAGATTTTTCAACAGTAGAGAAAAGAAGAAGAAGTGCCCTACAATATGTTAAAAGCAATAATATTCAAGGTTATCTTGCTTATAGTGGCGATGTGGTCGTTGGATGGTGTAACGCCAATACGAAATCAGATTGTTTGAAATGTGCTAGTTGGCGAAGATTTATGGATTATGTTCCTTTAGAGGCATCTACCTCAGGTATAAAGGTGAAATCCATATTCTGTTTCGTGATTGCACCGGAGATGAAAAGAAAAGGCATTGCCACGCTACTATTGGAGCGTGTGTGTAAGGATGCGGTCCAAGATGGATTTGACTTTGTGGAGGTATACCCTTACAAAGAATCTAGTTATCAATCATCAGATTTTGGCGGTCATTTTGAGATGTATAATAAAAATGGGTTTCATGTGTCTTTAGAGACTGAACAAGGGCTTGTCATGAGGAAGCAGTTAAAGTAG